The stretch of DNA CTTTGAATTCGCCATAGAGCTGGGCCGCAAGCGTTTTGTTTGGGGCGAGGATGATGGCGGGGCGCTGCGTTTCCTCGATCACCTTGGCCATGGTGTAGGTTTTGCCCGTGCCCGTCGCGCCCAGCAGGACCTGGTCGCGGTCGCCTGACATCACGCCGGCGCTGAGTTCCTTGATCGCGGTGGGCTGGTCGCCTGCGGGTTTGAATTCTGTGTTCATCACCAGCTGCTTGCCGCCTTCCAGCTTGAGGCGGGTGCGGACATCCTCAGCCGGGTTGGCGAGGTAGGTGACGGGATCGGAGGAATCGGTGTGTGCGTAGGCCATGACCGTTACTTGGCGCAAAGGGCGCGCGGCGCAAGTGGGTGCGGCGCTTTGCTGTCAGGAATTGGCAGGAGCGCCCCCCCCGGCGGGCGCGTGCAGCGGCATGGGCGTGTCCAGCCCCTTGAGCGTTTCGGTGCTGACGTGGCGGGTGGGCATGCCGGTGAGTTGGGCCACTGTGTCCGAGAGGAGCACGGGTTCGCCCAGCCTGCCGCAGAACGCTTCGACCCGGGACGCGATGTTGACGGACTGGCCCAGCACGGTGAAGTCCAGCCGTTCGCGGGCACCGACATTGCCGTAGAGCAGTTCGCCGTAGTGGATGCCGGTGCCGAAGGGGACGGGCAGGTCCGCAAGCGCCGCGATGCCGAGCGCGGCGTGGGCGGCGCTGAGGGCCTGGCGGCAGGCGTTGACCTGACCCGCATCGCTGCCGTCGGAGGGGAACAGCGCCAGCACACCGTCGCCCGTGAATTTCAGGATCTCGCCGCCGTTGTTGTCGATGGCGTCTGACATCACCTCGAAATACCGGTTGGCGATGTCGAGGACGGTTTCGGCGGGCTCTGTTGCGTTCAGGGCGGTCCAGCCGCGGATGTCGGAAAAAAGGATCGCCGCCTCGATCTGTTCGATGTCGCCGCGGGTGATCTGGCCGTCCAGCACACGCTGGCCGGTGCGGGGGCCAAGGTAGCTGGTGGCGATGGCGTTGGCGATGTGGTCGTGGCGCCGTGCTTCGACCACGGGGGCCAGCACTTCGGATATGGTGTCGAGAAGGGCGATGTCTTCGGTGCTGAACCCCGCGCCATCGGCGACAAAGATGATGATCCCGTAGGTGCCTGTCGCAAAGTGGATCGGGCGGCCATACCAGTCGGACGCGCCGCGCGCCTTGAGTTCATGCAGGATGAGGTGGTCGTCCGGGCCGAGCGTATCGTCCAGTCGGCGGCGGTAGGGGCCGTGGGTGGTCGAGATGATCTCCATCGGGCTGCCGATATAGGTGGCGCGCGTCTCGATCCCGTGCGGCGCGCGCAACTGCGCCTTGTCCTCGGCGTCGTTGCCGCCGGGGTCCCAGATATGACTGACCGCCGCGATCAGCGGGTGGGTTGTACGCATCCCCATGCGCAGCCGCATCAATGGGATGCCAGCCGCCCGCAAGCGCGGGCCGAGCGCGTCCGTCAGAGTTTGGAGGCCTTCGTGGCGCCCCTTGGTCAGGATCCAGTCGATGAATGGGCCTGCGTCATGCATCATTTGTATATGATCCTGTTTGTATCTGAGACAATTCGCATCTTGCAGCGGCTGTCGGAATTCCCGATATGTTTGTCAGCCAGTTCAGGAGCCGAGCCATGCGCGCACGCATCTATCAACCTGCCAAGACGGCGATGTCGTCGGGCACTGCCAAGACCAAGCATTGGGTGCTGGAATTTGCCCCGGCCTCGGCCCGGTCGGTGGATCCGCTGATGGGCTGGACGTCATCGTCGGACACGCAGGCGCAGGTGAAGATGTCGTTCGACACCAAGGAAGCGGCGCTGGACTATGCCAAGGAACATGGCATTGACGCCCAGGTGCAAGAGCCCAACAAGCGCAAGGCCAACATCCGGCCCGGCGGCTACGGTGACAACTTTGCCACGCATCGGCGCGGGGCATGGACGCACTAAGCGTTACTCCTGACACACCGGCGACCCCGGATGTGCAAGCGTTGCTGGGGCGGCATTTTGCGCTGATGCGATCGCAGTCCCCCGCCGAAAGCTGCCATGTGATGGAGCCCGAAACCCTGCTGGAGGCGGGCGCGACGTTATATGCGGCGCGCAATGGCGACGGCGACGAGGTTTTGGGTGTTGGCGCGTTGACCGTGATTGCCCCGGGTCATGGCGAACTGAAATCCATGCACACTGCCGCCGAAGCGCGTGGGCGCGGCGTTGCGCGCGCCATCCTTGCCGCGCTTTTGGAGGCGGCCCGTCAGAAGGGGCTGGACCGCGTCAGTCTTGAGACCGGATCCGCCGAGGTGTTCGCCCCGGCCCGCGCGCTGTATGCTGCGCATGGGTTCGAGGAGTGCCCGCCGTTTGGCGCCTATACGCTCGACCCGCTGAGCGTTTTCATGACCCGCACGCTCTGAGTGCTTGCCCTGCGCGGCGGGCTGCGGCATGACGGGCGCAGCGGTCCCTTAGCTCAACTGGATAGAGCAGCTGACTTCTAATCAGCAGGTTGAGGGTTCGAGTCCTTCAGGGATCGCCATTCGGCTGGGGGAGCAAGAAAACCCAGAAGCGTGCGCAAAAGAAACGAGAAGCGTGCGCAAACCCTTCGTATTGTGACTGTGATTGAAAACTAATTGAATAATTACAGCAGCTTAATTTGTCATGTGCTGATCAGGCTTTCTTTGAAGAAGTGCCGAATCCCGGCAACTTGACAAAATTTCCGACCTGCCTTTCCTGTGGGATAAGAGGTTCCGGAACCTTTCATACTTCATAGCCTGACGGCCGATCGGCGCAGGGCAGCCGCGCAAGCGCCGTTTTGCGCCCTGAAAGGATTCCGCAATGACCTGTTCGACCACGATGATTCCGTTTCACGACCTCGACTTCATTGACCACGTACCCACGGTACGGGAGGTCGAGGACCGGTTGAAGAAGCATCTCCGCAAGCTTCGAAAGGAGAGCCAAGACGCTGCACATGAGGCGGGCCTGATCACCGAGGATGATTTGAAGATGAGCTTTGAGATGCTCGAGGAGGTGGATCGGACCCGTATCCGGCGACGCGCGGTGACCTATCGCGATCGCCTGCAAGCCTCGACCGGTATGTCTCACCTCAGCGAGGAGAACCGCACCCGCCTAACCGCTCTGCGTGGCGGGCTGCCTGTTGCGAGGGTGGCGACGGAACATGAGGCTGATGAGATCGCTGCCGCGCTGCACGCCGAGATGCCTTGGATGGGGCGTGCCACCGAAGAGGTCTGGCATGGGCTCCGCGCTTCAGCCCGCGATGGTCTTGCGGGTGTCCGCTTCACCCCGCTTGTGCTGAACGGTCCCGCCGGAATCGGCAAGAGTTATTGGGCACGGCGGCTGGCGCACCATTTGGCAGTGCCCACGGTGAAGTTCGATGCCACGAACGAGCCCGCGAGCTTTGCATTGACCGGATCGCAACGGGGTTGGGGCAGTGCCCATGCGGGCAAGTTGGTGACGACGGTGCTGGAACACCGCCACGCTGGCCCACTCGTGATCGTCGACGAGGTCGAGAAAGCCGATGAGGTGTACTCCACCAAAGGATCGCGGCATACGCTGACCGATGCGCTGCTGCCGCTGATGGAGCGCATGACCGCCACGACCTGGCAATGTCCCTACTTTCAGGTGGCGTTCGACATGTCCTGGGTCAACTGGATCATGACGGCCAACTCTCGCCAAGGGCTGCCCGAACCGTTCCAGAGCCGCTGCGTGGTACTTGATCTGTCTGATCTGACGATCGCTCAGCTTCGCGACTTCGCTCTTGCCGAAGGCACTCGTCGTAGCCTGCCGGAAGCAGCCAT from Tateyamaria omphalii encodes:
- a CDS encoding adenylate/guanylate cyclase domain-containing protein; protein product: MMHDAGPFIDWILTKGRHEGLQTLTDALGPRLRAAGIPLMRLRMGMRTTHPLIAAVSHIWDPGGNDAEDKAQLRAPHGIETRATYIGSPMEIISTTHGPYRRRLDDTLGPDDHLILHELKARGASDWYGRPIHFATGTYGIIIFVADGAGFSTEDIALLDTISEVLAPVVEARRHDHIANAIATSYLGPRTGQRVLDGQITRGDIEQIEAAILFSDIRGWTALNATEPAETVLDIANRYFEVMSDAIDNNGGEILKFTGDGVLALFPSDGSDAGQVNACRQALSAAHAALGIAALADLPVPFGTGIHYGELLYGNVGARERLDFTVLGQSVNIASRVEAFCGRLGEPVLLSDTVAQLTGMPTRHVSTETLKGLDTPMPLHAPAGGGAPANS
- a CDS encoding ETC complex I subunit; translation: MRARIYQPAKTAMSSGTAKTKHWVLEFAPASARSVDPLMGWTSSSDTQAQVKMSFDTKEAALDYAKEHGIDAQVQEPNKRKANIRPGGYGDNFATHRRGAWTH
- a CDS encoding GNAT family N-acetyltransferase — protein: MDALSVTPDTPATPDVQALLGRHFALMRSQSPAESCHVMEPETLLEAGATLYAARNGDGDEVLGVGALTVIAPGHGELKSMHTAAEARGRGVARAILAALLEAARQKGLDRVSLETGSAEVFAPARALYAAHGFEECPPFGAYTLDPLSVFMTRTL
- a CDS encoding AAA family ATPase → MTCSTTMIPFHDLDFIDHVPTVREVEDRLKKHLRKLRKESQDAAHEAGLITEDDLKMSFEMLEEVDRTRIRRRAVTYRDRLQASTGMSHLSEENRTRLTALRGGLPVARVATEHEADEIAAALHAEMPWMGRATEEVWHGLRASARDGLAGVRFTPLVLNGPAGIGKSYWARRLAHHLAVPTVKFDATNEPASFALTGSQRGWGSAHAGKLVTTVLEHRHAGPLVIVDEVEKADEVYSTKGSRHTLTDALLPLMERMTATTWQCPYFQVAFDMSWVNWIMTANSRQGLPEPFQSRCVVLDLSDLTIAQLRDFALAEGTRRSLPEAAIAALIGVFDHGAISNTRLSLRTVARMLDRADTLANQPMLH